In one window of Gemmatimonadota bacterium DNA:
- a CDS encoding sulfatase — protein sequence MTDPRTPATVGLLDGLLFLLGAGLFTGLLDAGWFAFQRVALHQITFIPPEALWVAPPVYAAVFLGLGLPLLLVGLLRPAWAPLLAPAVALTLLTATLLFIFAGNRLATTALVLLSLGVGIRGGQWIGARFARWAPGLRRASLALLLVTAAGAGAGLWSRRVALAAGRAGTALPNVLLIILDTVRAESLSLYGYPRPTTPRMDEFARGGVVFDSAMSVTSWTLPSHGSMFTGRYHQEISTDWLRPLDAADRVLAEAFRDAGYSTAAFVANLAYTTRESGLARGFETFRDYKFTLRQAWLDCSLCAGVTLRYTGTKRFRRDNEPKSGAEVNAEFLQWLDARRPERFFVFLNLFDAHAPRPRIPAGSPWDAGNRLQDRYDYAINLTDGYVGALLDSLQARGILDSTLVVIASDHGEHMGEHGLKEHGNSLYLPVLHVPLLLRGPGVAAGARVRRLVTLRDLAETIRATVQLPGAPFPGVSLAPLWQGADSATPSPVLAQIIKGINTPPSDPVTSGTMNAVLGHDLHYVLWGDGREELYRLSTDPAAATNLAAQPAQQAVLDSARAALRALLTPGWQGSAPVPAPGTVGKVGQ from the coding sequence ATGACGGACCCGCGCACCCCTGCCACCGTCGGCCTCCTCGATGGCCTCCTGTTCCTGCTCGGCGCAGGGCTGTTCACCGGGCTCCTGGATGCCGGCTGGTTCGCCTTCCAGCGCGTGGCGCTGCACCAGATCACCTTCATCCCGCCCGAGGCGCTCTGGGTGGCGCCCCCGGTATACGCCGCGGTGTTCCTGGGGCTGGGATTGCCGTTGCTGCTGGTGGGCCTCCTCCGGCCGGCCTGGGCTCCCCTGCTCGCCCCCGCGGTGGCGCTCACGCTCCTGACCGCGACGCTGCTGTTCATCTTTGCCGGCAACCGGCTGGCCACCACGGCGCTGGTGCTCCTGAGCCTGGGCGTCGGGATCCGGGGCGGGCAGTGGATCGGTGCCCGGTTCGCGCGCTGGGCCCCCGGGCTCCGGCGGGCGAGCCTGGCGCTGCTGCTGGTCACCGCGGCCGGCGCGGGGGCGGGACTCTGGTCCCGCCGCGTGGCGCTGGCGGCTGGCCGCGCGGGGACCGCCCTGCCGAACGTGCTGCTGATCATCCTCGACACGGTGCGGGCGGAGTCCCTGAGCCTCTACGGCTACCCCCGCCCCACCACTCCGCGGATGGACGAGTTCGCCCGCGGCGGCGTGGTCTTCGACAGCGCCATGAGCGTGACGTCGTGGACCCTGCCCAGCCACGGGTCGATGTTCACCGGGCGCTATCACCAGGAGATCAGCACCGACTGGTTGCGGCCGCTCGACGCCGCCGACCGGGTGCTGGCCGAGGCGTTTCGGGACGCGGGGTACAGCACCGCGGCCTTCGTCGCCAACCTGGCCTACACCACCCGCGAGAGCGGCCTGGCCCGCGGCTTCGAGACCTTCCGCGACTACAAGTTCACCCTGCGTCAGGCGTGGCTCGACTGCAGCCTCTGCGCCGGCGTGACCCTCCGCTACACCGGCACCAAGCGGTTCAGGCGGGACAACGAGCCCAAGTCCGGCGCGGAGGTGAACGCCGAGTTCCTGCAGTGGCTCGACGCGCGGCGACCGGAGCGCTTCTTCGTCTTCCTGAACCTCTTCGACGCCCACGCCCCTCGTCCGCGGATCCCGGCGGGGAGCCCCTGGGACGCCGGCAACCGGCTGCAGGACCGGTACGACTACGCGATCAACCTGACCGACGGCTATGTGGGGGCCCTGCTGGACTCCCTCCAGGCGCGGGGCATCCTCGACAGCACGCTGGTGGTCATCGCCTCCGACCACGGCGAGCACATGGGGGAGCACGGCCTGAAGGAGCACGGCAACAGCCTCTACCTGCCGGTGCTCCACGTGCCGCTGCTGCTCCGCGGCCCGGGCGTTGCGGCGGGGGCGCGGGTGCGACGCCTGGTGACCCTGCGAGACCTGGCCGAGACGATCCGGGCCACCGTGCAGCTGCCGGGCGCGCCCTTCCCGGGCGTCTCGCTGGCGCCGCTGTGGCAGGGCGCCGACAGCGCCACGCCGAGCCCGGTGCTGGCGCAGATCATCAAGGGCATCAACACGCCGCCCTCCGACCCGGTAACCAGCGGGACCATGAACGCCGTCCTCGGGCATGACCTGCACTACGTGCTCTGGGGGGATGGGCGGGAGGAGCTGTACCGCCTGTCGACCGACCCGGCGGCGGCCACCAACCTGGCGGCCCAGCCGGCGCAGCAGGCGGTGCTCGACTCGGCACGGGCGGCCCTCCGCGCCCTCCTCACGCCCGGCTGGCAGGGCAGCGCGCCGGTGCCGGCCCCGGGCACCGTGGGCAAGGTCGGCCAGTGA
- a CDS encoding sulfatase-like hydrolase/transferase, with translation MSSSEPRATPRATAATERFAPSEALAFYAALALGSGWIGVGILAFRRVVQQTFTWAGPDTAWMTPLSYLFLYGAVFLPGIVLWRLRPRHRHPTLVTGLLIGISAFSALTVTFGDGLHIAARVLLSVGLGIQGSRLVSAYSAGLRRHVRWMASVMLAGVLIAAAYSFLVQPWQVRRRLAATPPPVAGAPNVLILILDTVRASALSLYGYHRPTTPMLEAWAAQGVVFDSAYSPAPWTLPSHGTLFTGEPHRALSVNWLKPLDTTQPVLAEAFAAAGYRTAGVSANFFYVTEESGLARGFDLFVDHPRTVRQLLLSSVPGQMVAGRIFGRYEKEREADEMDAAVVQTRFRRWLARNPDRPWFGFLNFFDAHKPYFLPVTGHPDFGGTRTEQDRYDIAIWSIDREIGALLRDLESQGILEHTVVIITSDHGEHFGEHGLHGHAQSLYVPLLHVPLLMLGPGVPKGVRVRTPASLEDVAATVQELTGLARPRFPGQSFAACWRAPACGRTVPDTITAAVQASPERQARGPSAKGPLVAVVVDQWHYIRNLEGREELYDLSQDPAERHNLAADSADSDVLGRLRASATAAALPAPARQAGGQ, from the coding sequence ATGAGTTCGTCCGAACCCCGCGCGACACCCCGCGCCACGGCCGCCACGGAGCGCTTCGCGCCGTCGGAGGCGCTGGCGTTCTACGCCGCCCTCGCCCTGGGGTCGGGCTGGATCGGCGTCGGCATCCTGGCGTTCCGGCGGGTGGTCCAGCAGACGTTTACCTGGGCCGGCCCGGACACCGCCTGGATGACGCCGCTGTCCTATCTCTTCCTGTACGGCGCGGTGTTCCTTCCCGGGATCGTGCTCTGGCGCCTGCGGCCCCGGCACCGGCATCCCACCCTCGTGACCGGCCTCCTGATCGGGATCTCCGCCTTCTCGGCGCTCACCGTGACCTTCGGCGATGGCCTGCACATCGCGGCCCGGGTGCTGCTGTCGGTTGGCCTGGGCATCCAGGGCTCACGGCTGGTGAGCGCGTACAGCGCGGGCCTCCGGCGCCACGTCCGGTGGATGGCCAGCGTGATGCTGGCGGGCGTGCTGATCGCCGCGGCGTACAGCTTCCTGGTGCAGCCCTGGCAGGTGCGGCGGAGGCTGGCGGCCACGCCGCCGCCGGTGGCGGGCGCGCCGAATGTCCTGATCCTGATCCTCGACACCGTCCGGGCCAGCGCGCTCAGCCTCTACGGCTACCACCGCCCGACCACCCCGATGCTCGAGGCCTGGGCGGCCCAGGGTGTGGTCTTCGACTCGGCCTACTCGCCCGCCCCGTGGACCCTGCCCTCGCACGGGACGCTGTTCACCGGCGAGCCGCACCGCGCGCTCTCGGTGAACTGGCTCAAGCCGCTCGACACGACCCAGCCGGTGCTGGCCGAGGCATTCGCCGCGGCGGGATACCGCACCGCCGGGGTGTCCGCCAACTTCTTCTACGTGACCGAGGAATCGGGCCTGGCCCGCGGGTTCGACCTGTTCGTGGACCACCCCCGGACCGTGCGGCAGCTGCTCCTGTCGTCGGTACCCGGCCAGATGGTGGCCGGGCGCATCTTCGGCCGGTACGAGAAGGAACGCGAGGCGGACGAGATGGACGCCGCCGTGGTCCAGACCCGGTTCCGCCGCTGGCTCGCCCGCAACCCCGACCGGCCCTGGTTCGGCTTCCTCAACTTCTTCGACGCCCACAAGCCCTACTTCCTGCCGGTGACGGGGCACCCCGATTTCGGCGGCACCCGCACCGAGCAGGACCGGTACGACATCGCCATCTGGTCGATCGACCGCGAGATCGGCGCGCTGCTGCGGGACCTCGAGTCGCAGGGCATCCTGGAGCACACGGTGGTGATCATCACCTCGGACCACGGCGAGCACTTCGGCGAGCACGGCCTCCACGGCCACGCCCAGAGCCTGTACGTCCCCCTGCTGCACGTGCCGCTGCTCATGCTCGGGCCCGGCGTGCCCAAGGGCGTGCGCGTCCGCACCCCCGCCAGCCTCGAGGACGTCGCCGCCACGGTGCAGGAACTCACCGGCCTCGCGCGGCCCCGGTTCCCGGGGCAGTCCTTCGCCGCGTGCTGGCGGGCGCCCGCCTGCGGCCGCACCGTCCCGGACACCATCACCGCCGCCGTGCAGGCGAGTCCCGAGCGGCAGGCGCGCGGCCCGAGCGCCAAGGGCCCGCTGGTGGCGGTGGTCGTCGATCAATGGCACTACATCCGGAACCTCGAGGGGCGCGAGGAGCTCTACGACCTGAGCCAGGATCCGGCCGAGCGGCACAACCTGGCCGCGGATTCCGCCGACTCGGACGTGCTGGGCCGGCTGCGGGCCTCGGCGACCGCGGCGGCGCTGCCGGCCCCAGCCCGCCAGGCGGGCGGCCAGTGA
- a CDS encoding sulfatase: MSDARPAGRILDLLRLAAGLGVVGGALDVATVLLRRAWLGQFTARSRDVLWLAPLGYVLVFALGALLLGLIAWRRPRFPALWLTVFAAAAGIALSVTFLLLGQRLHPAALGLLALGLGAQAARLAAAREAATLRLARRAAPWLLVALLAVAAVQLGGRARRERQAAAALPAAAPGAPNILFLVLDTVRAASLSLYGHPRPTSPELERLGREGVVFDQALAPAPWTLPSHASMFTGRWPHELSTGWFRPLDARDSTLAEALAARGYRTGGFVANLIYTDYEKGLARGFQRYEDFPLGLATLLRSCTLTRRLSDTRAFRRWLGTDQVLGRKHAAVVNAEFLDWQATTGERPFFAFLNYFDAHDPYLPPDDWFRRIAGHDRPSHLSPFRRLGMAGRHAGMRPADVQLERDAYEASIAWLDDAIRQLLDSLEARGVLANTIVVVTSDHGEEFGEHGAYLHGHTLFRDAVHVPLLLWAPGRVPAARRVARPVSLRDLPATLLEFTPAAGSAFPGRPLQRFFGDSVPAPEAPVLTEVQKAIRMPEWYPGAHGALRSLTDTAYQFIQHADGSHQLFAWPTDPEERENLYRSPPGRALAEGYLALLREVAEFPPDGPASELP; this comes from the coding sequence GTGAGCGATGCCCGACCGGCGGGCCGCATCCTGGATCTGCTGCGCCTCGCCGCCGGGCTCGGCGTCGTGGGCGGCGCGCTGGACGTGGCGACGGTCCTGCTGCGGCGCGCCTGGCTGGGCCAGTTCACGGCGCGCAGCCGTGACGTCCTGTGGCTCGCGCCGCTGGGGTACGTGCTCGTCTTTGCGCTGGGCGCGCTGCTGCTGGGCCTGATCGCGTGGCGGCGGCCACGCTTCCCCGCGCTGTGGCTGACGGTCTTCGCCGCGGCCGCCGGGATCGCGCTGAGCGTGACCTTCCTGCTGCTGGGCCAGCGACTCCACCCCGCCGCGCTGGGATTGCTGGCCTTGGGCCTCGGTGCGCAGGCGGCTCGCCTCGCGGCGGCCCGTGAAGCCGCCACGCTCCGCCTGGCGCGCCGCGCCGCCCCCTGGCTGCTGGTCGCGCTGCTGGCGGTGGCCGCGGTGCAGCTGGGGGGGCGGGCCCGCCGGGAGCGGCAGGCCGCCGCCGCCCTGCCGGCCGCGGCGCCCGGGGCACCGAACATCCTGTTCCTGGTCCTCGACACCGTGCGGGCGGCGAGCCTCAGCCTCTACGGGCACCCCCGACCCACCTCGCCGGAGCTCGAGCGGCTGGGGCGTGAAGGGGTGGTCTTCGACCAGGCGCTCGCGCCGGCCCCGTGGACCCTGCCCTCCCACGCCAGCATGTTCACCGGCCGCTGGCCCCATGAGCTCTCCACCGGCTGGTTTCGCCCGCTCGACGCGCGGGATTCCACCCTGGCGGAGGCGCTCGCCGCCCGGGGTTACCGCACCGGCGGCTTCGTGGCCAACCTGATCTACACCGACTACGAGAAGGGACTGGCCCGCGGGTTCCAGCGGTACGAGGACTTTCCCCTGGGCCTCGCCACGCTGCTGCGGAGCTGCACCCTCACCCGCCGCCTGAGCGACACCCGGGCGTTCCGGCGCTGGCTCGGCACCGATCAGGTCCTCGGCCGCAAGCACGCGGCGGTCGTCAACGCGGAATTCCTGGACTGGCAGGCCACCACGGGCGAGCGGCCGTTCTTCGCGTTCCTCAACTACTTCGACGCCCACGACCCGTACCTGCCGCCGGACGACTGGTTCCGCCGCATCGCCGGGCACGACCGCCCCAGCCACCTGAGCCCCTTCCGGCGGCTGGGGATGGCCGGGCGTCACGCTGGCATGCGGCCGGCCGACGTGCAGCTGGAGCGGGACGCCTACGAGGCGTCCATCGCCTGGCTCGACGACGCCATCCGCCAGCTGCTCGACAGCCTCGAGGCGCGCGGGGTGCTGGCCAACACCATCGTTGTCGTGACCTCGGACCATGGCGAGGAATTCGGTGAGCACGGGGCCTACCTGCACGGGCACACGCTGTTCCGTGACGCGGTGCACGTGCCGCTGCTCCTCTGGGCGCCGGGCCGCGTGCCCGCGGCGCGCCGGGTGGCCCGGCCCGTGAGCCTGCGCGACCTCCCTGCCACGCTGCTCGAGTTCACCCCCGCGGCCGGCAGCGCCTTCCCGGGCCGCCCGCTGCAGCGGTTCTTCGGTGACAGCGTGCCCGCGCCGGAGGCGCCGGTCCTCACCGAGGTGCAGAAGGCGATCCGCATGCCGGAGTGGTACCCCGGCGCCCACGGCGCGCTCCGGTCGCTCACCGACACGGCCTACCAGTTCATCCAGCACGCCGATGGGAGTCACCAGCTCTTCGCGTGGCCCACGGACCCGGAGGAGCGGGAGAACCTGTACCGCTCCCCGCCGGGACGCGCCCTCGCCGAGGGCTACCTGGCGCTGCTCCGTGAGGTCGCGGAGTTCCCACCGGACGGCCCCGCGTCGGAGCTGCCGTGA
- a CDS encoding glycosyltransferase family 39 protein: protein MKTTPWGTPRFLAAVLLASGLLKLALAVAVRHHDAILDEGAYLELAQGLAAGRGFAGTFRPPGYPAFMAFWLWLGAGTLGIRLVQVALSLASTVLLHRIVAREAGERAARVAVLIFAFDPLLVAFSHRLWSETLFIALFLVALDQLLLVARAPGWRRVALTGLVLGASALVRPMVVTSLPFIGVWFLWNAWRDRGADGLRLARPVLQTLGLGLACLLVILPWSARNQRVTGTFILIDSNGPFNFLVGSQPEARFVDKDDVWSSRYGRVDGQPYTELVLTDAARAQGGAMAQAKVNIAADPAAFLAKCLWEAGHLWTLDSFLLRHLRNGWYGQGLPGWVTPLVTVASAGFYALLVLAGLAGLLLDSRPPLSRLAVLLVGQTVLLFGATYALSRYSLTLHPLLAFGAAALLTATGGPLERWRSAARPARAALVLLLVLVGSGWVRDVPLLGDMLLRQGAAHRFRMEQAGGPQP from the coding sequence GTGAAGACCACGCCGTGGGGCACGCCCCGGTTCCTCGCCGCCGTCCTCCTGGCCTCGGGCCTGCTCAAGCTGGCCCTTGCGGTGGCCGTCCGGCACCACGACGCGATCCTGGACGAGGGCGCGTACCTGGAGCTGGCGCAGGGCCTGGCGGCGGGCCGCGGCTTTGCCGGCACCTTCCGTCCACCAGGGTACCCGGCCTTCATGGCCTTCTGGCTGTGGCTCGGGGCGGGCACGCTCGGCATCCGGCTGGTCCAGGTGGCACTCTCGCTCGCCTCCACGGTGCTCCTGCACCGGATCGTGGCACGGGAGGCGGGGGAGCGCGCCGCACGGGTGGCGGTGCTGATCTTCGCCTTCGACCCGCTGCTCGTGGCTTTTTCCCACCGCCTCTGGTCCGAGACGCTGTTCATCGCCCTGTTCCTCGTGGCGCTGGACCAGCTGCTCCTCGTGGCCCGGGCGCCGGGCTGGCGTCGCGTGGCGCTGACCGGCCTGGTGCTGGGCGCGAGCGCGCTGGTGCGGCCGATGGTCGTCACCTCGCTGCCCTTCATCGGCGTGTGGTTCCTCTGGAACGCCTGGCGCGACCGCGGCGCCGACGGCCTGCGCCTCGCCCGCCCCGTGCTGCAGACACTCGGGCTCGGCCTGGCCTGCCTGCTGGTGATCCTGCCCTGGAGCGCCCGCAACCAGCGGGTGACCGGGACGTTCATCCTGATCGACAGCAACGGCCCCTTCAACTTCCTCGTCGGCAGCCAGCCCGAGGCACGGTTCGTGGACAAGGACGACGTCTGGTCCAGCCGCTATGGCCGCGTGGACGGGCAGCCGTACACTGAGCTGGTGCTGACCGATGCCGCCCGGGCCCAGGGCGGGGCCATGGCGCAGGCGAAGGTCAACATCGCCGCCGACCCGGCGGCTTTCCTGGCCAAGTGCCTGTGGGAAGCGGGGCACCTGTGGACCCTCGACTCCTTCCTGCTGCGCCACCTGCGGAACGGATGGTACGGCCAGGGACTCCCGGGCTGGGTCACCCCGCTCGTCACCGTGGCGTCGGCGGGCTTCTACGCCCTGCTGGTCCTCGCCGGCCTGGCGGGGCTGCTCCTGGACTCCCGGCCGCCGCTCTCCCGCCTGGCGGTGCTCCTGGTGGGACAGACGGTGCTCCTCTTCGGCGCCACGTACGCCCTCTCCCGCTACTCCCTGACGCTGCACCCGCTGCTGGCGTTCGGCGCCGCCGCGCTGCTCACCGCCACGGGCGGGCCGCTGGAGCGCTGGCGGTCGGCCGCCCGCCCCGCGCGCGCCGCCCTCGTCCTGCTGCTGGTCCTGGTGGGATCGGGCTGGGTCCGCGACGTGCCGCTGCTCGGTGACATGCTGCTCCGGCAGGGCGCTGCGCACCGCTTCCGGATGGAGCAGGCGGGAGGGCCACAGCCATGA
- a CDS encoding SBBP repeat-containing protein, which produces MSHRDATLAGLATVACLTAGLACGGDPTGGGGGTDTLPPPPAGEGLTMGFVTYAGGGSEDMGRDAATDAQGNGYISGSAKSASFPVTPGSFDVTYNGAGGFPSDAFALKLSPAGVEGWGTFLGGPEYERAYAIEVDDQGYVYLAGRAGSGFTPTAGALQGTFAGGNGGPEYGPQDGFLCKLSPSGASVVFCTYFGNADYVPIRDIAVDANHDIYIVTSDSVGGFPSGWFANAYQPAIAGGRDMLVAKVKGDGTQVLWATYLGGSGQEANTNSIRVDASGVYVDGLTRSDDIPTPNGFDHTLGGTSDIYLAKLSLDGASLLWGTYVGGNGTEDTETHQLALDPSGNPIVVGPTSSSDLPTSGTAVQRQPAGGGTDAMVAKVSPAGALLAMTYLGGSGAERAEGVATDSRGNIYLTGYTTSSNFPTNLGNNFAGGQDLLFAKLSPDLSQLLVAAVVGGAGDDRGRSIIVSPQGTVYLTGQTTSQSLPVLGALQVGFGGVIDAFVVGLDPE; this is translated from the coding sequence ATGTCCCACCGCGACGCCACCCTGGCGGGACTCGCCACGGTCGCCTGCCTGACCGCCGGTCTCGCCTGTGGCGGGGATCCCACCGGCGGCGGCGGGGGCACCGACACCCTGCCCCCCCCGCCCGCCGGCGAGGGGCTGACCATGGGCTTCGTGACCTACGCCGGGGGCGGGAGCGAGGACATGGGGCGGGACGCCGCGACCGACGCGCAGGGCAACGGCTACATCTCCGGCAGCGCCAAGTCCGCCAGCTTCCCGGTGACCCCCGGCAGCTTCGACGTCACCTACAACGGCGCCGGCGGCTTCCCGTCCGACGCGTTTGCGCTCAAGCTCTCCCCCGCCGGCGTGGAGGGGTGGGGCACCTTCCTCGGTGGGCCGGAGTATGAGCGCGCCTACGCCATCGAGGTGGACGACCAGGGTTACGTCTACCTGGCCGGACGGGCGGGGAGCGGCTTCACCCCGACGGCGGGCGCGCTTCAGGGCACCTTCGCCGGCGGCAATGGCGGCCCGGAGTACGGCCCGCAGGATGGCTTCCTCTGCAAGCTGAGCCCGTCGGGGGCCTCCGTGGTGTTCTGCACCTACTTCGGCAATGCCGACTACGTGCCGATCCGCGACATCGCGGTGGATGCCAACCACGACATCTACATCGTCACCTCCGACTCGGTCGGGGGCTTCCCGTCGGGCTGGTTTGCCAACGCCTACCAGCCGGCCATCGCCGGCGGCCGCGACATGCTGGTGGCCAAGGTCAAGGGCGACGGCACCCAGGTGCTGTGGGCCACCTACCTCGGCGGCAGCGGCCAGGAGGCCAACACCAATTCCATCCGGGTGGACGCGAGCGGCGTCTATGTGGACGGCCTCACCCGCTCCGATGACATCCCGACGCCGAACGGATTCGACCATACCCTGGGCGGGACCTCCGACATCTACCTGGCCAAGCTGAGCCTCGACGGCGCCAGCCTGCTCTGGGGCACCTACGTCGGCGGCAACGGCACCGAGGACACCGAGACCCACCAGCTGGCGCTCGACCCCTCCGGCAACCCGATCGTGGTGGGCCCCACCTCCTCGAGCGACCTGCCCACCAGCGGCACCGCCGTCCAACGGCAGCCCGCGGGGGGCGGGACCGACGCGATGGTGGCCAAGGTGAGCCCGGCGGGCGCCCTGCTGGCCATGACGTACCTGGGAGGGTCGGGGGCGGAACGGGCGGAGGGCGTGGCGACCGACAGCCGGGGCAACATCTACCTGACGGGCTATACCACCTCGAGCAACTTCCCCACCAACCTGGGCAACAACTTTGCCGGGGGCCAGGACCTGCTCTTCGCCAAGCTCTCGCCGGACCTGAGCCAGCTCCTCGTGGCGGCGGTGGTGGGCGGGGCCGGCGATGACCGGGGGCGGTCGATCATCGTGTCGCCCCAGGGCACCGTGTACCTGACGGGCCAGACCACGTCGCAGAGCCTCCCCGTGCTCGGCGCGCTCCAGGTCGGCTTCGGCGGCGTGATCGACGCCTTCGTGGTCGGGCTCGACCCGGAGTAG
- a CDS encoding amidohydrolase family protein has translation MLLFLALPLLAAPMVADTVRPPIAITGVTVIDATGAAPAPGMTVLIAGDRIVSVTPAGAARPPRGAVVVDGRGKFLIPGLWDMHMHLANRPLRPDSNRVRGLERNRAAVFPLLLASGVTGVRDMAGDLAVLRRWRDEAATGAVPGPRLVITGRKVGKNPVTPEAPFPIGSDADVLRSVQLLVEGGADFVKVDGLEGRYYLRLFQAANAAGLNVAGHTAIDLGAVTVARMGQRSIEHLDGVVLACAADEASIRADALAEEGWWRRLLARVGLSHPEENFRRRYREMLATQSDPRTDSVLAGFRSHETWQVPTLVMLRDIRLVPPSAELAGELRRFPGLSSGEPSTDVRWAGDTTLAHQLYRRELAILGGMIRQGVPILAGTDGPGGTRLPGASLHDELALLVEAGMSPMQALQSATREAARFLGRQDTQGTIAVGQAADLVLLSADPLADISNTRRIAGVVARGRYYGPAALDSLRAVAAGASAP, from the coding sequence ATGCTGCTCTTTCTCGCGCTCCCCCTGCTGGCCGCCCCGATGGTTGCGGACACGGTCCGGCCGCCGATCGCCATCACCGGCGTCACCGTGATCGACGCGACCGGCGCCGCGCCCGCCCCGGGCATGACGGTCCTCATCGCGGGCGACCGCATCGTATCGGTCACCCCCGCGGGCGCGGCGCGGCCGCCACGCGGCGCGGTCGTGGTGGATGGTCGCGGGAAGTTCCTGATCCCGGGGCTGTGGGACATGCACATGCACCTGGCCAACCGGCCGCTCCGGCCCGACAGCAACCGGGTGCGTGGTCTCGAGCGGAACCGCGCCGCGGTCTTTCCGCTCCTGCTGGCCTCCGGGGTCACCGGCGTCCGCGACATGGCGGGCGACCTGGCCGTGCTGCGGCGCTGGCGCGACGAGGCGGCGACTGGCGCCGTGCCCGGTCCACGGCTGGTGATCACCGGGCGAAAGGTCGGCAAGAACCCGGTCACCCCGGAGGCGCCATTCCCGATCGGCTCCGATGCCGACGTGCTCCGCTCGGTGCAGCTCCTGGTGGAGGGCGGCGCCGATTTCGTGAAGGTCGACGGCCTCGAGGGGCGCTACTACCTGCGCCTCTTCCAGGCGGCCAACGCCGCGGGGCTCAACGTGGCGGGACACACCGCCATCGACCTCGGCGCGGTGACCGTGGCGCGGATGGGCCAGCGGAGCATCGAGCACCTCGATGGTGTGGTGCTCGCCTGTGCCGCCGACGAGGCGTCGATCCGCGCCGATGCCCTGGCCGAGGAGGGATGGTGGCGGCGCCTGCTGGCCCGGGTGGGACTGTCGCACCCCGAGGAGAACTTCCGGCGTCGCTACCGGGAGATGCTGGCCACCCAGAGCGACCCGCGCACCGACAGCGTACTGGCGGGGTTCCGGAGCCACGAGACGTGGCAGGTCCCCACCCTGGTCATGCTGCGGGACATCCGGTTGGTGCCACCCTCGGCGGAGCTGGCGGGGGAGCTGCGCCGGTTCCCGGGCCTCAGCAGCGGCGAACCGTCGACCGACGTGCGCTGGGCCGGCGATACCACATTGGCGCACCAGCTCTATCGGCGAGAGCTCGCGATTCTCGGCGGGATGATCCGGCAGGGCGTGCCGATCCTCGCCGGCACCGACGGGCCGGGCGGGACCCGGCTTCCCGGGGCGAGCCTGCACGACGAGCTGGCGCTGCTGGTGGAGGCGGGGATGTCGCCGATGCAGGCGCTGCAATCCGCCACCCGCGAGGCGGCCCGGTTCCTGGGCCGGCAGGATACGCAGGGGACCATCGCCGTCGGGCAGGCGGCCGACCTGGTGCTGCTCTCGGCTGATCCGCTGGCGGACATCAGCAACACCCGGCGGATCGCCGGGGTGGTGGCGCGGGGGCGCTACTACGGGCCGGCCGCGCTCGATTCCCTGCGGGCCGTCGCGGCCGGCGCCTCGGCCCCGTAG